The following coding sequences lie in one Pseudomonas syringae CC1557 genomic window:
- the bcsB gene encoding cellulose biosynthesis cyclic di-GMP-binding regulatory protein BcsB: protein MTKRYFLGAERFAVRRSWALLACALSVLSTGGVAAAAQPATTNDGYSVTLQQLGRNYPMNLRGVDATDSVNFNVRADQVVTGASLTLSYSYSPSLLADLSQINVMINDEVAATLPLPKDGAGKPQTQVIELPPQMITEFNRLSLQFIGHYTMSCEDPKHSSLWARINNETRLDIRVTPFALPNDLSILPLPFFDRRDDRDVSLPVVMGAAPDNATMEAAGALASWIGAAKTRSRMASFPAHFNELPAKGNALVLLTGDGPLQLGALTMPAPKGPSLTMVTHPNDPNGKLLVITGRNSAELKRAVNALVVGGQSLVGSSALIERVDMLQPRKPYDAPNWLPSDRPVKLGELMPANKLNVSGYDPGDITVPLNLPPDLFSWREDGVPLKLKYSYTPQERSNNSSIMVSLNDTLIKAEPLPSIDNLSNSILSRLTGGNDSVSREARVYLPLNAVALQSRLQLRYMFDYLKQGECGDIIIDNMRGSIDPESTLDLSGYDHFMAMPNLGVFKDSGFPFTRMADLSQTAVVLADQPSAADISAYLNVLGRFGESTGYPATGVSVIQAAQIATAADKDILVMSSGSDQPLLKQWADRLPTSDNGQQQGFELSDLSFRLRDWMSPDPDENQRRAKVKIAFSSDAHSTFLTGFESPLHKGRSVVLISAGQPGGLTDVAKALSSSDKVQGSLVVVHGDSVDALVAEQTYFVGDLGPLKRLQWLMSRNVLWLLLVMAIGVVLVTGVAYLTLRSLAKRRLEHE, encoded by the coding sequence ATGACTAAACGGTATTTTCTCGGTGCCGAGCGGTTCGCCGTTCGCCGCTCATGGGCGCTGTTGGCCTGTGCGTTGTCCGTTCTCTCCACGGGTGGTGTTGCAGCAGCTGCTCAACCGGCAACCACAAACGACGGCTACAGCGTGACGCTGCAGCAATTGGGGCGCAATTACCCGATGAACCTGCGCGGCGTCGATGCCACCGACAGCGTCAACTTCAACGTGCGTGCCGATCAGGTGGTGACCGGCGCAAGCCTGACCCTGAGCTACAGCTATTCACCGTCGCTGCTGGCAGATCTGTCGCAGATCAACGTCATGATCAACGACGAAGTGGCCGCGACCCTACCGCTGCCCAAGGACGGTGCGGGCAAGCCGCAGACTCAGGTGATCGAGCTTCCTCCACAAATGATTACCGAGTTCAACCGCCTGAGCTTGCAGTTCATCGGTCACTATACGATGAGCTGCGAAGACCCGAAGCACTCCAGTCTCTGGGCGCGAATCAATAACGAGACGCGTCTGGATATACGGGTTACGCCATTCGCATTGCCAAACGATCTGTCGATTCTGCCGCTGCCGTTTTTCGACCGCCGTGATGACCGTGACGTGAGCCTGCCGGTGGTGATGGGTGCTGCTCCCGACAACGCCACGATGGAAGCTGCGGGTGCGCTGGCCTCCTGGATCGGTGCAGCCAAGACCCGCTCGCGTATGGCCAGCTTCCCGGCGCATTTCAATGAGCTGCCGGCCAAAGGCAACGCGTTGGTACTGCTCACGGGCGACGGGCCGCTGCAACTCGGTGCGCTGACGATGCCCGCCCCCAAGGGCCCGAGCCTGACAATGGTGACCCATCCCAATGACCCGAACGGCAAACTGCTGGTCATTACCGGGCGCAATTCGGCCGAGCTCAAACGTGCGGTCAATGCACTGGTGGTCGGCGGGCAAAGCCTGGTCGGCAGCAGCGCACTGATCGAGCGTGTCGACATGCTCCAGCCACGCAAGCCCTACGACGCGCCGAACTGGTTGCCCAGTGATCGACCGGTCAAGCTCGGCGAACTGATGCCTGCCAACAAGCTGAACGTCTCCGGCTACGATCCTGGCGATATCACCGTACCGCTGAACCTGCCGCCTGATCTGTTCAGCTGGCGCGAAGATGGCGTGCCGCTGAAACTCAAATACAGCTACACGCCACAAGAGCGCTCCAACAACTCGTCGATCATGGTCAGCCTCAACGACACCCTGATCAAGGCCGAGCCGCTGCCGTCCATTGATAATCTGAGCAATTCGATTCTGTCCCGCCTCACCGGTGGCAACGACTCGGTCAGCCGTGAAGCGCGGGTGTATCTGCCGCTTAACGCCGTAGCCCTGCAATCTCGCCTGCAACTGCGCTACATGTTCGATTACCTCAAGCAGGGCGAGTGCGGCGACATCATAATCGATAACATGCGTGGCAGTATCGACCCGGAATCGACGCTGGATCTCAGCGGTTACGACCACTTCATGGCGATGCCGAACCTGGGCGTGTTCAAGGACTCGGGTTTCCCGTTCACCCGCATGGCAGACCTGTCGCAGACCGCTGTTGTGCTGGCTGACCAGCCGAGCGCTGCCGATATCAGCGCTTACCTCAATGTGCTGGGGCGTTTCGGTGAGTCGACCGGGTATCCGGCGACTGGCGTTTCAGTGATTCAGGCTGCGCAGATTGCCACTGCCGCCGACAAGGACATTCTGGTCATGTCCTCGGGCTCCGATCAGCCGTTGCTCAAGCAATGGGCCGATCGCTTGCCAACCTCTGATAATGGTCAGCAGCAGGGCTTCGAGCTTTCCGATCTGTCCTTCCGCCTGCGTGACTGGATGAGTCCGGACCCGGATGAAAACCAGCGCCGCGCCAAAGTCAAAATTGCCTTTTCCAGCGACGCACACAGCACCTTCCTGACCGGTTTTGAATCACCGTTGCACAAAGGCCGCAGCGTCGTGTTGATCTCTGCCGGTCAGCCCGGCGGGCTGACCGATGTGGCCAAGGCGTTGAGCAGCAGCGACAAGGTGCAGGGTAGTCTGGTAGTGGTGCATGGCGACTCGGTCGATGCGCTGGTTGCCGAACAAACCTATTTCGTCGGTGATCTTGGTCCGCTAAAGCGCTTGCAGTGGCTGATGTCGCGCAACGTGTTGTGGCTGTTGCTGGTCATGGCCATTGGCGTAGTCCTGGTCACCGGCGTTGCCTACCTGACCCTGCGTTCGCTTGCCAAGCGTCGTCTGGAGCATGAATAA
- the bcsA gene encoding UDP-forming cellulose synthase catalytic subunit: protein MTNLSLDASVPRTRTSSWLNALTAGFDGLPKTLRRVLKITSIVVGLLLMALVVTAPLDLTAQCFFALACFAAMLLIRKIPGRLSVLALVTLSLLASFRYMYWRLTSTLDFENWLDSLLGYGLIVAECYTLIVIVLGYVQTAWPLHRKPVIMPSDSSQWPTVDVFIPSYNEALSIVKLTIFAAQSIDWPRDKLRVYVLDDGRREDFREFCEQIGVGYLTRDNNRHAKAGNLNEALKSTDGEYIAMFDADHVPTRSFLQVAMGWFIKDAKLAMLQTPHFFFSPDPFEKNLDTFRSVPNEGELFYGLLQDGNDLWNATFFCGSCAVLRRSSLLEVGGVATETVTEDAHTALKLNRAGYNTAYLAIPQAAGLATESLSRHVAQRIRWARGMAQIFRTDNPLLGKGLSIGQRLCYANSMLHFFYGLPRLVFLTAPLAYLLFGAEVMHASALMITAYVLPHLAHASLTNSKIQGRFRHSFWNEVYEAVLAWYIMGPVLMAMINPKFGGFNVTDKGGVVEEKFFDWALARPYIVLLTLNAVVFVLGIYSLYQLGWNNDAITLTIVINMAWTLYNIIITSAAIAVASEIRQVRTEPRVQAKLPIRVTRTDGVMFNAVTQDFSQTGLGLLLPADSGIGAGDHITVALYRGAQVNEFPATVMFCRDGYLGTHFGDLSLRQQSELVRLTFGRADTWASTWGHGKPDSPLAALREVSHIGVRGVIELLKATHKDFSRLLPTRKRPSPPPAN, encoded by the coding sequence ATGACCAACCTGTCGCTCGACGCGTCCGTACCCCGGACGCGCACATCGTCGTGGCTGAATGCTTTAACGGCAGGGTTCGACGGCCTGCCAAAGACCTTGCGCCGGGTTCTGAAAATCACCTCGATTGTGGTCGGCTTACTGCTGATGGCGCTGGTCGTCACCGCGCCACTCGACCTCACCGCGCAGTGCTTTTTTGCCCTGGCATGCTTTGCCGCAATGCTGTTGATTCGCAAGATACCGGGACGTCTGTCAGTGCTGGCACTGGTGACGCTTTCGCTGCTGGCCTCGTTTCGTTACATGTACTGGCGCCTGACGTCGACCCTGGATTTCGAGAACTGGCTGGACAGCCTGCTGGGTTACGGGCTGATCGTTGCCGAGTGCTATACGCTGATCGTGATCGTACTGGGTTATGTACAGACAGCCTGGCCGTTGCACCGCAAGCCGGTGATCATGCCGAGTGATTCCAGCCAGTGGCCGACCGTGGATGTGTTCATCCCGTCGTACAACGAAGCGCTGAGCATCGTGAAGCTGACCATTTTTGCTGCACAGTCCATCGACTGGCCACGCGACAAGCTGCGGGTCTATGTGCTTGATGATGGCCGTCGCGAAGACTTCCGTGAGTTCTGTGAGCAGATCGGAGTGGGCTACCTGACGCGCGACAATAATCGTCACGCCAAGGCCGGCAACCTCAACGAGGCGCTCAAGAGCACCGACGGCGAATACATCGCCATGTTTGATGCCGATCACGTTCCGACCCGTTCTTTTCTGCAAGTCGCCATGGGCTGGTTTATCAAGGATGCGAAGCTGGCGATGTTGCAGACGCCGCACTTTTTCTTTTCGCCGGACCCGTTTGAAAAGAACCTCGACACGTTCCGCAGTGTGCCCAACGAAGGTGAACTGTTTTACGGCTTGCTGCAGGATGGCAATGACCTGTGGAACGCGACGTTCTTTTGTGGCTCCTGTGCGGTGCTGCGTCGCTCCTCGTTGCTGGAAGTCGGCGGTGTTGCCACCGAAACCGTGACCGAAGACGCGCACACTGCGCTCAAGCTCAACCGTGCGGGTTACAACACGGCCTATCTGGCTATCCCGCAGGCCGCAGGTCTGGCCACCGAAAGCCTGTCGCGCCATGTGGCCCAGCGCATTCGCTGGGCGCGGGGCATGGCGCAGATTTTCCGCACCGACAATCCGCTGCTCGGCAAGGGCCTGTCGATCGGCCAGCGGTTGTGCTACGCCAACTCCATGTTGCACTTCTTTTATGGCCTGCCGCGTCTGGTGTTCCTCACCGCGCCGCTGGCCTACCTGCTGTTTGGTGCCGAAGTCATGCACGCATCGGCGCTGATGATCACTGCCTATGTGTTGCCACACCTTGCACACGCCAGCCTGACCAACTCGAAGATACAGGGCCGCTTCCGGCATTCGTTCTGGAACGAGGTCTACGAGGCAGTGCTGGCCTGGTACATCATGGGGCCGGTGCTGATGGCGATGATCAACCCGAAATTCGGTGGTTTCAACGTCACCGACAAGGGCGGTGTGGTCGAAGAGAAATTTTTCGACTGGGCGCTGGCGCGGCCTTATATCGTGTTGCTGACGCTGAACGCTGTGGTTTTTGTGCTCGGTATCTACAGCCTGTATCAGTTGGGTTGGAACAATGATGCGATCACTCTGACCATCGTGATCAACATGGCCTGGACGCTCTACAACATCATTATCACCAGTGCCGCCATTGCAGTAGCCAGCGAGATTCGCCAGGTGCGCACTGAGCCCCGGGTACAGGCAAAACTGCCGATTCGCGTCACCCGTACCGACGGTGTGATGTTCAACGCCGTGACCCAGGATTTTTCGCAGACCGGTCTGGGCCTTTTGCTGCCTGCCGACTCGGGTATTGGCGCTGGCGACCACATCACTGTGGCGCTGTATCGCGGTGCGCAGGTCAATGAGTTCCCGGCCACGGTGATGTTCTGCCGAGATGGCTACCTGGGCACACATTTCGGTGATTTGTCGCTGCGACAGCAAAGCGAGCTGGTACGCCTTACATTCGGCCGTGCCGACACCTGGGCCTCTACCTGGGGGCATGGCAAACCGGATTCACCCCTGGCTGCGCTGCGCGAAGTCAGTCATATCGGTGTCCGCGGCGTCATCGAGTTGCTCAAGGCTACTCACAAGGATTTCAGCCGGTTATTGCCAACACGCAAAAGACCTTCCCCACCTCCTGCAAACTGA
- the bcsQ gene encoding cellulose biosynthesis protein BcsQ has product MNRTDDVANLFRHFGASSEGYLEMDSSLDYQESSASGKTPVALHSVILQPSVEQLFTELPVQSDPALSLVAKRTTSGPLGNLLAEAATARQTEALVRNNEALVQSKGKDQPSRTPAHVIAVISAKGGVGKSTLSAALASLVRVPGGQTLAIDLDPQNALQHHLNASPDVAGPGGASLFGENWRALLLSGSADTQLLPYDALQPDERHSLQRFQENDTNWLVRQIARMQLNPRDVVILDVPCGDLQMLQQALNAADQVLAVLTADAACYLTLDQLQGWLAPVLARPQPPVCHYVINQFDASRTFSCDMHDVLKRRLGKRLLGVIRKDDALAEALAYGHNPVQVPSASPGTQDLRAMSHVLIARLLAQEVKETQLS; this is encoded by the coding sequence ATGAACCGAACTGACGACGTAGCTAATTTGTTTCGACATTTTGGCGCAAGTTCTGAAGGTTATCTGGAAATGGACAGCAGCCTGGATTACCAGGAATCGTCGGCTTCCGGTAAGACCCCTGTTGCGCTGCACAGCGTGATTCTTCAACCGAGTGTTGAGCAGCTTTTTACAGAGCTGCCTGTTCAGTCTGATCCAGCCTTGAGTCTGGTGGCCAAACGTACGACATCGGGTCCACTGGGGAATCTGCTCGCCGAGGCGGCCACGGCGCGACAGACTGAAGCGCTGGTACGCAACAACGAAGCGCTGGTTCAATCGAAGGGCAAGGATCAACCATCAAGGACTCCGGCGCATGTCATCGCGGTGATATCCGCCAAGGGCGGGGTCGGTAAAAGTACCCTGAGTGCGGCACTTGCCAGTCTGGTCAGAGTACCCGGCGGGCAGACACTGGCCATCGACCTCGACCCTCAGAACGCCTTGCAGCATCACCTCAACGCCAGCCCGGATGTAGCAGGTCCTGGTGGTGCCAGTCTCTTCGGTGAAAACTGGCGCGCACTGCTGCTGAGTGGGTCTGCCGACACGCAGTTGCTGCCCTATGACGCGCTGCAGCCGGATGAACGCCACTCTCTTCAGCGCTTTCAGGAAAACGACACAAACTGGCTGGTTCGCCAGATCGCCCGCATGCAGTTGAATCCGCGTGATGTGGTGATTCTTGACGTGCCGTGCGGCGATCTGCAAATGCTCCAGCAGGCATTGAATGCCGCCGACCAGGTGCTGGCCGTGCTCACCGCCGATGCGGCGTGTTACCTGACGCTGGATCAACTGCAGGGTTGGCTCGCGCCGGTGCTGGCACGCCCGCAACCGCCAGTCTGTCATTACGTCATCAATCAGTTCGATGCATCGCGCACGTTCAGTTGCGACATGCATGACGTGCTGAAGCGGCGCCTGGGCAAGCGCCTGCTGGGCGTCATACGCAAGGATGATGCGCTCGCAGAAGCCCTGGCTTACGGGCATAACCCGGTTCAGGTGCCAAGTGCCTCACCCGGTACTCAGGACCTGCGCGCGATGAGTCATGTACTGATTGCCCGACTGCTGGCTCAGGAAGTAAAAGAGACTCAATTGTCATGA
- the mltA gene encoding murein transglycosylase A, with amino-acid sequence MMLSFKPWLRGLALALPMTALLTACDKSDKPVTPPAPPHTTYTQATWEALPAVSDADLQAGFASWRSACVRLKTDAVWGPTCAAAASLAAAPDAAQIRTFLQSQLQVYSLRSDGGSADGLITGYYEPVYPGSLTQTATANVPVYGIPDDLIVVNLDSIYPELKGKRLRGRLEGRVLKPYDDAATINTQGLNAPVIAWLTDPMDLQFLQIQGSGRVSLEDGSQLRLGYADQNGRPYRAIGRWLVEQGQVKKEDVTMGSIAAWAKAHPERVSELLASNPSYVFFARNPDSNEGPRGSLNVPLTPGYSVAIDRKVIPLGSLLWLSTTRPDGSSVVRPVAAQDTGGAIAGEVRADLFWGTGDEAGKLAGDMKQKGNIWLLWPKGMALPQSAETAQSQTSH; translated from the coding sequence ATGATGCTCTCTTTCAAGCCATGGTTGCGGGGCCTGGCGCTGGCTTTGCCAATGACTGCGTTGCTGACCGCGTGTGACAAGTCCGACAAGCCGGTGACGCCGCCTGCGCCGCCGCATACCACTTACACCCAGGCCACCTGGGAAGCACTGCCAGCGGTTTCGGATGCCGACCTGCAGGCCGGTTTTGCCTCGTGGCGCAGCGCCTGCGTCCGCCTCAAGACTGATGCAGTGTGGGGGCCGACGTGTGCTGCGGCGGCGAGTCTCGCGGCTGCGCCTGATGCGGCTCAGATCCGTACGTTTTTGCAGAGCCAGTTGCAGGTCTACAGCCTGCGTTCCGATGGCGGCAGTGCCGATGGCCTGATCACTGGCTATTACGAGCCAGTCTACCCCGGCAGCCTGACTCAGACGGCAACAGCTAACGTGCCGGTCTACGGTATTCCGGATGACCTGATCGTAGTCAATCTGGACAGTATTTACCCCGAACTCAAGGGCAAGCGTCTGCGTGGACGGCTTGAAGGGCGGGTGCTCAAACCCTACGACGATGCTGCGACGATCAACACGCAAGGCTTGAACGCGCCGGTGATTGCCTGGCTGACCGACCCTATGGATCTGCAGTTCCTGCAGATCCAGGGCTCCGGAAGAGTGAGTCTGGAGGATGGCTCGCAGCTGCGTCTGGGCTATGCCGATCAGAACGGTCGTCCGTATCGCGCGATTGGTCGTTGGCTGGTAGAACAGGGGCAGGTGAAGAAGGAAGACGTGACCATGGGCAGCATCGCGGCCTGGGCCAAGGCGCATCCGGAGCGGGTCAGCGAGCTTCTGGCCAGCAACCCGAGTTACGTGTTTTTTGCCCGCAACCCTGACAGCAATGAAGGCCCGCGCGGCTCGCTCAACGTGCCGCTCACGCCAGGTTACAGCGTGGCCATCGACCGCAAGGTGATTCCGCTGGGCAGCCTGCTCTGGTTGTCCACCACGCGTCCGGACGGCAGCAGCGTGGTGCGCCCGGTTGCGGCGCAGGACACCGGTGGTGCGATTGCCGGTGAAGTACGCGCTGATCTTTTCTGGGGCACCGGCGACGAAGCCGGCAAGCTGGCTGGAGACATGAAGCAGAAGGGCAACATCTGGCTGTTGTGGCCCAAGGGCATGGCGTTACCTCAGTCAGCGGAAACAGCTCAGAGTCAAACCAGTCACTGA
- a CDS encoding phospholipase D-like domain-containing protein, protein MPFYPSYRRLSQSYRAVIAALLLGSSCAQADFSIPGFELVHTVPLGSDLQTPDLRAPGEVWRELFDGARERIDIEQFYVADHAGSVMDKVLESLTSAGLRGVKIRFLLEEKGLKLSDPQTLERLRAIPNLTLRVLPYAKLTGSGIIHAKFLVVDGRQAFIGSQNFDWRSLEHIHETGLRIDEATVVGQTQAIFDQDWLAQAAITEGQPAPMPRPASSTVPDGNYLTASPQRYNPPGVVDSQAELPRLLAQAKSEVRVQLLDYAPLSYGPDKTRPYYAVIDNALRSAAARGVSIKLMVSDWNTGMPEVAYLKSLALVPNVQVRIVTLPMAAQGFIPYARVIHSKTMDIDNKVAWVGTSNWLGGYLDNSRNLEVVMHDGSMAKRIGQLHEQLWDGPYAKPIDINRDYPEPHPGQP, encoded by the coding sequence ATGCCCTTTTACCCTTCGTATCGTCGACTGTCCCAGAGCTACCGCGCCGTGATCGCAGCGTTACTGCTGGGCAGTTCTTGCGCGCAAGCAGACTTCTCCATCCCGGGTTTCGAGCTGGTACACACCGTGCCGCTCGGGTCTGACCTGCAGACGCCTGACCTGCGAGCACCCGGCGAGGTCTGGCGCGAGCTGTTTGACGGGGCGCGCGAGCGTATCGATATCGAACAGTTCTACGTTGCCGACCACGCAGGCTCGGTTATGGACAAGGTGCTTGAAAGCCTGACGTCAGCCGGGCTGCGCGGAGTGAAAATTCGTTTCCTGCTGGAAGAAAAGGGCCTGAAACTGTCCGACCCGCAGACCCTTGAGCGACTGCGCGCCATCCCCAACCTGACTCTGCGTGTGCTGCCCTACGCCAAGCTCACCGGCAGCGGCATTATCCACGCCAAATTCCTGGTCGTGGATGGCCGACAGGCGTTCATCGGTAGCCAGAACTTCGATTGGCGCTCACTGGAGCATATCCACGAAACCGGCCTGCGCATTGACGAAGCAACCGTAGTGGGTCAGACGCAAGCCATATTCGATCAGGACTGGCTTGCCCAGGCTGCGATTACCGAGGGCCAACCGGCGCCGATGCCGCGCCCGGCCAGTAGCACAGTGCCCGACGGCAACTACCTGACCGCCAGCCCGCAGCGCTATAACCCGCCAGGGGTCGTCGACTCTCAGGCCGAACTGCCCCGTTTGCTGGCGCAAGCCAAAAGCGAGGTTCGTGTCCAGTTGCTGGATTACGCGCCCTTGTCCTACGGCCCCGACAAAACCCGGCCTTACTATGCGGTCATCGATAATGCTCTGCGCAGCGCAGCCGCCCGCGGCGTTTCGATAAAGCTCATGGTGTCCGACTGGAACACCGGCATGCCCGAAGTCGCCTACCTCAAAAGTCTGGCCCTGGTGCCCAACGTGCAGGTGCGTATCGTCACATTGCCGATGGCAGCTCAGGGCTTTATCCCCTACGCACGCGTGATCCACAGCAAGACCATGGATATTGATAATAAGGTTGCCTGGGTCGGCACCAGCAACTGGCTCGGCGGCTACCTCGACAACTCGCGCAATCTGGAAGTGGTGATGCACGACGGCTCGATGGCCAAACGCATCGGCCAATTACACGAGCAGCTGTGGGATGGACCCTATGCCAAACCCATCGACATCAATCGCGACTACCCGGAACCACATCCGGGCCAGCCTTGA
- a CDS encoding MotA/TolQ/ExbB proton channel family protein, translating to MDMNQLHDITFYVMYAAIAIAIFVAIERGIYFAYVRRQSRALQTALGASVHSEKDLPETLTRRTSLPLEMVLPVLAQKNAQGSRRDLDDVIETQYLSTRAPLARSLWLIETITTAAPLLGLLGTILGIIDTFKALASAGVSDPGQISAGIGTALFATGLGIAIALFCVVFHNYFQDSLERINDQLKILLIRASSGARVHDEAEHPAASAQPKYRTA from the coding sequence ATGGACATGAATCAGCTTCACGACATCACCTTCTATGTGATGTACGCCGCCATCGCGATAGCGATCTTTGTCGCGATCGAACGAGGCATCTACTTTGCTTACGTGCGTCGCCAGTCGCGGGCGCTGCAAACGGCACTCGGTGCTTCGGTGCACAGTGAAAAGGATCTGCCGGAGACGCTGACGCGCCGGACCAGCCTGCCACTGGAAATGGTCCTGCCGGTGCTTGCGCAAAAAAATGCGCAGGGCTCGCGCAGAGACCTGGATGATGTCATCGAAACCCAATACCTGAGCACTCGCGCACCGCTGGCCAGAAGCCTCTGGCTGATCGAGACCATCACCACGGCAGCACCACTGTTGGGGTTGCTGGGGACTATTCTGGGCATCATCGATACCTTCAAGGCCCTGGCCAGTGCTGGGGTGTCCGATCCCGGGCAGATTTCTGCCGGTATTGGCACGGCGTTGTTCGCAACAGGTCTGGGTATCGCAATCGCCTTGTTCTGCGTGGTCTTTCACAACTACTTTCAGGACAGCCTGGAACGCATCAATGACCAACTCAAGATCCTGTTGATCCGCGCCTCCAGCGGGGCACGTGTTCATGACGAAGCCGAGCATCCGGCTGCTTCGGCTCAACCGAAATATCGGACGGCCTGA